Proteins found in one Aquibium microcysteis genomic segment:
- a CDS encoding DUF4011 domain-containing protein: MDVLDQGRGPRRSAVAAERLERLRTKLLDLSTTNKMLSFRHPRASCLRVVDELPEVLFAGLLDGDPFTFEAVPEPSRRELDEWHARHDAVPRAGEAPEPKRPEAAVWARHLGIGTDHDLPVETDSFLRSERHADRKIQTLHYPDELDARLRKIRSSARTAIEESGANMLYMAFGFLEWRDQATSKAHQAPLLLLPVELEREQTRGGRYRTRVRWTGEELQPNLSLQKKLDEFAISLPALRDGQTIADFLAEVGRAVRHRSDWIVRRYVTLGLFEFGKILLYLDLDPERWPGHAPIDGHPLVRTILEGDEAETGAPPRSFAGVDPSPEAAQARDLALDLVDRADGSQCEALQTALAGRNLVIEGPPGTGKSQTITNLVAAALADGRTVLFVAEKLAALEVVRRRLRELGLGDFCLELHSHKTRKTEVLDDIGDRVKLAGRTRPSRDLEAALSRLADRRRKLSDYVETIGGPAGAFRDLTVGEALMRAGRARRRLGPSLAALEASGSQVEKPEALGWADLADARGRLGHLASAYRDLGVAGAAHEHPWAGVSALAVLPHDRDRVAALVSGWADAAHSCASALSGAGLPEMEPSAIVVAPDRLQALDALRVPALQAEAVAAEVEAVTGKALPRSATGLAVLATLLPAARAVPSEGLARRNAFLLSPEAVAWVRAQAERMSRLDRTQTGLREVFRSDAFSAAPDDLEEWSAALGQRGFFARFGRRWRAAAARWEQLARPAHLRAKAAERSARLAELRTLLLDLEALRADRIVDERLGDGAREASFDFRPVLAVAEWAASVRSALPGPIGGVLVRLGEDALARLGRLCTDETMAALDELRRSPPGSRSGPTFWESLVAAAELGSLEALAAAAAEDGAWTRLRSQVGACADAAQACMAAEAAVVADTGLDAALWFGGPAPALADVAARARRAAARPELLPQWLDFDRFRRACEQGPERDLARAAGAGSLDAGLLPLCLDFLVFDALARRAFAEAPSLHAASGKTLDALRDEYRAIDAQVMELRRSAIAARLVERQPPAGKSSGRVSERTDMALVTHEIGKQKGHIPIRQLVHRAGRAVQALKPCFMMGPLSVAQYIAPGTLTFDLVIMDEASQMRPEDAIGALARGGQAIVVGDPKQLPPTSFFDRIADRADEEEDEEVTLAEDSKSILELASAIFERRMLKWHYRSRHEALIAFSNRQFYKDELIVFPSPAGQAGRFGIGWTFLPDGVTTKGVNAQEARAVAQAAARFLVENRSRSLGVVAMNIKQTQRIADELAALADADPNLAKVLAEAESGSGAEPFFVKNLENVQGDERDVIMISMTYGPASAGGRTPQRFGPINQETGWRRLNVLFTRAKERMEIFSSMRASDVVPKEGADRGLRALKQFLDYAETGRLGGEPRVAPKDPDSDFEDAVLEGLRERGWDCVPQVGVANFFIDIGVRDPDVPGEFVAAVECDGAAYHSEMSARDRDRLRQEILENLGWNMIRVWSTDWFRDPDAELARVCRELERLVAARRQARDRRLGKRPDAPAGEPEAAGPSRDEVAAEAAAAVTGEAGEAGPSDQPAGPAQGTLFGDEAPAAPASGGISVDQARARLIDLRERRIKLLFPDADPTTGLLRKSMLDELLKKRPTDMDEFRALVRLDLRQNTDGAQLKEFGSRVFDILTEIEP, from the coding sequence ATGGATGTTCTGGATCAGGGCCGCGGCCCCCGGCGGAGCGCGGTCGCGGCCGAGCGGCTGGAGCGGCTGCGCACCAAGCTGCTCGACCTGTCGACGACCAACAAGATGCTGAGCTTCCGGCATCCGCGCGCCTCGTGCCTGCGGGTCGTCGACGAGCTTCCGGAGGTGCTCTTCGCGGGCCTGCTCGACGGTGATCCCTTCACCTTCGAGGCGGTTCCGGAGCCCTCGCGGCGGGAACTCGACGAGTGGCACGCGCGGCACGACGCGGTTCCCCGCGCCGGCGAGGCGCCGGAGCCGAAACGCCCGGAGGCTGCGGTCTGGGCACGCCATCTCGGGATCGGCACCGACCACGACCTGCCGGTCGAGACCGACAGTTTCCTCCGGTCCGAGCGGCACGCCGACCGGAAGATCCAGACCCTGCACTATCCCGACGAGCTCGACGCGCGGCTGCGCAAGATCCGCTCCTCCGCCCGCACGGCCATCGAGGAGAGCGGCGCCAACATGCTCTACATGGCGTTCGGCTTCCTCGAATGGCGCGACCAGGCGACGTCGAAGGCCCACCAGGCGCCGCTCCTCCTGCTGCCGGTCGAGCTCGAACGCGAGCAGACGCGTGGCGGCCGCTACCGCACGCGCGTCCGCTGGACCGGGGAAGAGCTGCAGCCCAACCTGTCGCTGCAGAAGAAGCTCGACGAGTTCGCCATCAGCCTGCCCGCCCTCCGGGACGGCCAGACGATCGCGGACTTCCTTGCCGAGGTGGGGCGCGCCGTCCGCCACAGGTCGGACTGGATCGTTCGCCGCTACGTCACGCTCGGCCTGTTCGAGTTCGGCAAGATCCTGCTCTATCTCGACCTCGATCCGGAGCGGTGGCCCGGGCACGCGCCGATCGACGGCCATCCGCTGGTGCGCACCATCCTGGAGGGCGACGAGGCCGAGACGGGCGCGCCGCCGCGGTCCTTCGCCGGGGTCGACCCGTCGCCCGAGGCGGCGCAGGCGCGCGATCTGGCGCTCGACCTCGTCGACCGGGCGGACGGATCGCAGTGCGAGGCGCTGCAGACCGCGCTCGCCGGGCGCAACCTCGTCATCGAGGGACCGCCCGGCACCGGCAAGTCGCAGACCATCACCAATCTCGTCGCCGCGGCGCTCGCCGACGGCAGGACGGTGCTCTTCGTGGCGGAGAAGCTGGCGGCGCTGGAGGTCGTGCGCCGCAGGCTGCGCGAGCTCGGGCTCGGCGACTTCTGCCTCGAGCTGCACAGCCACAAGACCCGCAAGACGGAGGTGCTGGACGACATCGGCGACCGCGTGAAGCTCGCGGGACGGACCCGCCCGTCGCGGGACCTCGAGGCGGCGCTGTCGCGCCTTGCCGACCGGCGCCGGAAGCTGTCGGATTATGTCGAGACCATCGGCGGTCCCGCCGGCGCGTTCCGTGACCTGACCGTGGGCGAGGCCCTGATGCGGGCGGGCCGGGCGCGGCGCCGGCTCGGGCCGAGCCTCGCGGCGCTGGAAGCGAGCGGCAGCCAGGTCGAGAAGCCGGAGGCGCTCGGCTGGGCCGACCTCGCCGACGCCAGGGGGCGGCTCGGCCACCTCGCCTCCGCCTACCGGGATCTCGGCGTCGCGGGTGCGGCGCACGAACATCCCTGGGCCGGGGTCTCCGCCCTGGCGGTGCTGCCGCACGACCGCGACCGCGTCGCCGCGCTGGTCTCGGGCTGGGCCGATGCGGCCCACTCCTGCGCCTCTGCCCTCAGCGGCGCGGGGCTGCCCGAGATGGAGCCCTCAGCCATCGTCGTGGCGCCCGACCGCCTGCAGGCTCTCGATGCGCTGCGCGTACCCGCGCTGCAGGCCGAGGCGGTCGCGGCGGAGGTGGAGGCCGTGACGGGCAAGGCCCTCCCTCGGTCCGCGACGGGCCTGGCGGTTCTCGCAACCCTGCTGCCGGCGGCCCGCGCCGTTCCGTCCGAGGGGCTCGCGCGGCGCAACGCGTTCCTCCTGTCGCCGGAGGCCGTGGCTTGGGTCCGGGCGCAGGCCGAGCGGATGTCGCGCCTCGACCGGACGCAGACCGGGCTGCGCGAGGTCTTCCGGAGCGACGCCTTCTCGGCCGCCCCCGACGATCTCGAGGAATGGTCGGCCGCGCTCGGCCAGAGGGGCTTCTTCGCCCGCTTCGGCCGGCGCTGGCGTGCGGCCGCCGCGCGGTGGGAACAGCTCGCGCGCCCGGCGCATCTCAGGGCGAAGGCGGCGGAGCGGTCGGCGCGGCTGGCGGAGCTGCGGACGCTCCTGCTCGACCTGGAGGCCCTGCGGGCCGACCGCATCGTGGACGAGCGGCTGGGCGACGGCGCGCGCGAGGCCTCCTTCGACTTCCGCCCCGTCCTGGCGGTTGCCGAATGGGCGGCCAGCGTCCGCTCGGCCCTGCCCGGACCGATCGGCGGCGTCCTCGTGCGCCTCGGCGAGGACGCGCTGGCGCGCCTCGGCCGGCTGTGCACCGACGAGACCATGGCGGCGCTCGACGAACTGCGCCGGTCTCCGCCCGGATCGAGGAGCGGCCCGACCTTCTGGGAGTCGCTGGTGGCCGCGGCGGAGCTCGGCTCGCTGGAGGCGCTCGCGGCCGCGGCAGCCGAGGACGGCGCCTGGACCCGCCTGCGCTCGCAGGTCGGTGCCTGCGCCGATGCCGCGCAGGCCTGCATGGCGGCGGAAGCGGCAGTCGTGGCCGACACCGGCCTCGACGCGGCGCTCTGGTTCGGCGGTCCGGCACCGGCGCTTGCGGACGTGGCGGCGCGGGCACGCCGGGCGGCCGCACGCCCGGAACTCCTGCCGCAATGGCTCGATTTCGACCGGTTCCGCCGCGCCTGCGAACAGGGGCCCGAACGCGACCTGGCGCGCGCGGCGGGGGCCGGATCGCTCGACGCCGGGCTTCTGCCGCTGTGCCTCGACTTCCTCGTCTTCGACGCGCTGGCGCGCCGGGCCTTCGCGGAGGCGCCGTCCCTCCACGCCGCCTCCGGCAAGACCCTCGACGCGCTGCGCGACGAGTACCGCGCGATCGACGCGCAGGTCATGGAACTGCGCCGCTCCGCCATCGCCGCCCGGCTCGTCGAACGGCAGCCGCCGGCGGGAAAGTCGTCGGGACGCGTTTCGGAGCGGACCGACATGGCGCTGGTCACCCACGAGATCGGCAAGCAGAAGGGCCACATCCCGATCCGCCAGCTCGTCCATCGCGCGGGACGGGCCGTCCAGGCCCTGAAGCCCTGCTTCATGATGGGGCCGCTGTCGGTCGCCCAGTACATCGCGCCGGGCACGCTGACGTTCGATCTGGTGATCATGGACGAGGCCTCGCAGATGCGGCCGGAAGATGCCATCGGCGCGCTCGCGCGCGGCGGCCAGGCCATCGTCGTCGGCGACCCGAAGCAGTTGCCTCCCACCTCCTTCTTCGACCGGATCGCCGACCGCGCCGACGAGGAGGAGGACGAGGAGGTCACGCTGGCCGAGGACAGCAAGAGCATCCTCGAACTCGCATCCGCCATCTTCGAGCGGCGCATGCTGAAATGGCACTACCGTTCGCGCCACGAGGCGCTGATCGCCTTCTCCAACCGGCAGTTCTACAAGGACGAGCTGATCGTCTTCCCGTCGCCCGCCGGCCAGGCCGGGCGCTTCGGCATCGGCTGGACCTTCCTCCCCGACGGCGTGACGACGAAGGGCGTGAACGCGCAGGAGGCGCGTGCCGTGGCGCAGGCGGCGGCGCGCTTCCTCGTGGAGAACCGGAGCCGCAGCCTCGGCGTCGTGGCGATGAACATCAAGCAGACGCAGCGCATCGCCGACGAACTCGCCGCGCTGGCCGATGCCGATCCGAACCTCGCCAAGGTGCTCGCCGAGGCCGAGAGCGGGTCGGGCGCCGAGCCGTTCTTCGTCAAGAACCTCGAGAACGTCCAGGGCGACGAGCGAGACGTCATCATGATCTCCATGACCTACGGCCCCGCTTCGGCCGGCGGCCGGACGCCGCAGCGTTTCGGGCCGATAAACCAGGAGACGGGCTGGCGCCGTCTCAACGTGCTCTTCACCCGCGCCAAGGAAAGGATGGAGATCTTCAGCTCGATGCGCGCCTCCGACGTGGTGCCGAAGGAAGGCGCCGACCGTGGCCTGCGCGCGCTGAAGCAGTTCCTCGACTATGCCGAGACCGGCCGGCTCGGCGGCGAGCCCCGCGTCGCGCCGAAGGACCCCGACAGCGATTTCGAGGACGCCGTCCTCGAAGGCCTTCGCGAGAGGGGCTGGGACTGCGTGCCGCAAGTGGGCGTCGCCAACTTCTTCATCGACATCGGCGTGCGCGACCCCGACGTTCCCGGCGAGTTCGTCGCGGCGGTGGAATGCGACGGCGCGGCCTACCACTCCGAGATGTCGGCCCGCGACCGCGACCGCCTGCGCCAGGAAATCCTGGAGAACCTCGGCTGGAACATGATCCGGGTCTGGTCGACCGACTGGTTCCGCGATCCCGACGCGGAACTCGCCCGTGTCTGCCGAGAGCTGGAGCGGCTCGTGGCGGCGCGGCGGCAGGCCCGGGACAGACGGCTCGGAAAGAGGCCGGACGCGCCGGCCGGCGAGCCGGAGGCCGCCGGCCCATCCCGCGACGAGGTCGCGGCGGAAGCGGCCGCGGCGGTGACGGGCGAGGCAGGCGAGGCCGGACCGTCCGACCAGCCGGCCGGCCCTGCCCAGGGCACGCTCTTCGGTGACGAAGCGCCGGCGGCACCGGCGTCGGGTGGCATTTCGGTCGATCAGGCCCGCGCCCGGCTCATCGACCTGCGCGAGCGCAGGATCAAGCTCCTTTTTCCGGACGCCGATCCGACGACCGGCCTGCTGCGCAAGAGCATGCTGGACGAACTCCTGAAGAAGCGGCCCACGGACATGGACGAGTTCCGGGCGCTGGTTCGCCTCGACCTGCGGCAGAACACCGATGGCGCCCAGCTCAAGGAGTTCGGCAGCCGGGTCTTCGACATCCTAACCGAGATCGAACCCTGA
- a CDS encoding McrC family protein yields MTHLTVREWGRVGVHGGAGPQPENTYSRSEADALLRAAWRHPLATGQGTNILVHGRNELIAQQVVGVIAAPGCSLEILPKIDNAADDKDETIRARLVSMLDVALGLELGHGPALAMARQKETLLDILIRLFADRLLAESRRGLPRAYQARQEDLLTLRGRLDVVRQFTHHAVRPDRLACRFDSLAPDTPLLRIMKACVSMLRRHARAVETQRRLDELRFLLADVSDVPAGALPWSDVRIDRTNRRWERLLDLARLFLKREWQRTDHHAKGGEGITLLFAMNDLFEAYIATLARRALRDTPMTVRAQSGLRSCLVEEGSGSERFRTRPDILVTRNGETVMLIDTKWKLVGRNPEDGKRGVSQADVYQMMAYARLYDCRDVMLLYPHHAGLGPEALEVGYTIQSGGERLRVASVDLLPGTAAVVQRLTDLTAPSAARRGAGA; encoded by the coding sequence ATGACGCATCTGACGGTCCGCGAGTGGGGGCGCGTCGGCGTGCATGGCGGCGCCGGCCCCCAGCCTGAGAACACCTACTCCCGAAGCGAGGCGGACGCCCTCCTGCGCGCCGCCTGGCGGCATCCACTGGCCACCGGACAGGGGACGAACATCCTCGTCCACGGTCGCAACGAACTGATCGCGCAGCAGGTCGTCGGCGTCATCGCAGCACCGGGGTGCAGTCTCGAAATCCTGCCCAAGATCGACAATGCCGCCGACGACAAGGACGAGACGATCCGCGCCCGCCTCGTCTCCATGCTCGACGTCGCGCTCGGCCTCGAGCTCGGACATGGACCGGCACTGGCGATGGCGCGCCAGAAGGAAACCCTGCTCGACATCCTGATCCGTCTCTTCGCCGACCGGCTCCTGGCTGAATCCCGCCGCGGCCTTCCCCGCGCCTATCAGGCCCGGCAGGAGGACCTGCTCACGCTCCGCGGCCGGCTCGACGTCGTCCGGCAGTTCACCCATCACGCGGTGCGCCCGGACCGACTTGCCTGCCGTTTCGATTCCCTGGCGCCGGACACCCCTCTCCTGCGCATCATGAAGGCCTGCGTCTCGATGCTGCGCCGCCATGCCCGCGCAGTGGAAACCCAGCGCCGCCTCGACGAACTGCGGTTTCTCCTGGCGGACGTGAGCGACGTTCCCGCAGGCGCCCTTCCCTGGAGCGACGTTCGCATCGACCGGACCAATCGTCGCTGGGAAAGGCTCCTGGATCTGGCGAGGCTCTTCCTGAAGCGCGAATGGCAGCGCACCGACCACCATGCGAAGGGCGGAGAGGGAATCACCTTGCTCTTTGCCATGAACGACCTGTTCGAGGCCTACATCGCCACCCTCGCGCGTCGGGCGCTGCGAGACACGCCCATGACAGTGCGCGCGCAGAGCGGTCTTCGCTCCTGTCTCGTGGAGGAGGGGTCCGGCAGCGAGCGCTTCCGCACGAGGCCCGACATTCTCGTCACGCGGAATGGCGAGACGGTCATGCTGATCGACACGAAGTGGAAGCTGGTCGGGCGAAATCCCGAAGACGGGAAGCGCGGTGTGTCGCAGGCCGACGTCTATCAGATGATGGCCTATGCCCGGTTGTACGATTGCCGGGACGTGATGCTGCTCTATCCCCATCATGCCGGACTCGGGCCTGAGGCGCTGGAGGTCGGATACACGATCCAGAGCGGCGGCGAACGGCTGCGGGTCGCCAGCGTCGATCTCCTGCCGGGCACGGCGGCGGTCGTGCAGAGACTAACCGACCTGACGGCGCCGTCAGCCGCGCGTCGTGGTGCCGGCGCCTGA
- a CDS encoding AAA family ATPase → MREAEFRAWLGARQWKGIPLAHKARNSRYRRCQRVERGLPGLGFAERTLEEVFHAGRWPDLLSRLADLRRDPAADPEAVRSVVPQSENPKGQLGNLHAALTQYGYFLADRDPNYGAADDPAADDDDGDDEDLLARFDGDPEFYDARKIWSEDQRAAFCRMARAVHDAGLDWYHTKIPEIRFGRKRPEDDRAPGTLGNLEIGRDGAFLKFSHQNKRVGLEGSYPFDSGSADAFVAAIDRAQDTIRSWRPPQPPRPGYWPDEGGAGASEAQPSVGSAGANEVPGTKPDPKNIILYGPPGTGKTYRTAYEAVLLCDLGTDVPDTVEGRAALMKRYRELVDQKRIAFVTFHQNYDYETFVEGLRPETGESEGASAGFRLEARAGLFREICALADLARTRNVPPPGAPAFDFSGRRFWKMGQGAIGTEDDVYEAAVAGNYVALGWGGSIDWSPARFSTPEAIKAEWMARNPGDATPSNWTQTAQFRCDMRVGDIVIVPHGNTAFRAIAEVTGEYQFEPSAAGYYAHRRDVRWLLTLDEPLPLDTIIDGRFTMRTLYQLQANRLKLPALGRLVAGSADGDGDTGTVRAGLPDQHVLVIDEINRANISKVFGELITLIEPDKRLGMPNELTLTLPYSKKPNFGVPANLHIIGTMNTADRSIALLDTALRRRFVFREMEPIPDLLADASKRTGVDLVGVLTAINRRIEYLIDREHRIGHAFFMGCATVADVDAVMRDKVIPLLQEYFFEDWSRLHAVLGDGFIRKTEIDPPPGIDGDRLPSWSVRTPFEPGAYARLTGKAAVAVEPGA, encoded by the coding sequence ATGCGCGAAGCCGAGTTCCGTGCCTGGCTGGGAGCACGGCAGTGGAAAGGCATACCCCTGGCACATAAGGCCAGGAACAGCCGATACCGGCGGTGCCAGAGGGTCGAGCGCGGCCTGCCCGGACTGGGCTTCGCAGAAAGGACGCTCGAAGAGGTGTTCCATGCGGGACGGTGGCCCGATCTCCTGTCGCGCCTGGCGGACCTGAGGAGGGATCCCGCTGCTGATCCCGAGGCGGTCCGGTCGGTCGTTCCGCAGTCCGAAAACCCGAAGGGTCAACTCGGCAACCTGCACGCAGCGCTCACCCAGTACGGCTACTTTCTGGCCGACCGCGATCCGAACTACGGGGCAGCCGACGACCCCGCAGCCGACGATGACGACGGTGACGACGAGGACCTGCTCGCCCGGTTCGACGGCGACCCCGAATTCTATGACGCGCGCAAGATCTGGTCCGAAGACCAGCGTGCCGCATTCTGCCGGATGGCGCGTGCCGTGCATGATGCCGGTCTCGACTGGTACCATACCAAAATTCCGGAGATCCGTTTCGGCCGGAAGAGGCCCGAGGATGACAGGGCACCAGGCACACTCGGCAATCTCGAGATCGGACGGGATGGCGCCTTCCTCAAGTTCAGCCATCAGAACAAACGTGTAGGTCTTGAAGGCAGCTATCCGTTCGATTCCGGATCCGCCGATGCGTTCGTGGCAGCCATCGACCGTGCGCAGGACACCATCCGCTCATGGCGGCCGCCGCAGCCGCCACGCCCCGGCTACTGGCCGGACGAAGGGGGCGCCGGTGCGTCCGAGGCGCAGCCATCTGTAGGATCGGCAGGAGCAAACGAAGTGCCCGGGACAAAACCAGATCCGAAGAACATCATCCTTTATGGCCCGCCCGGTACGGGAAAAACCTATCGCACCGCGTACGAAGCCGTGTTGCTCTGCGACCTCGGCACAGACGTTCCGGACACGGTCGAAGGGAGGGCGGCGCTGATGAAGCGCTACCGCGAACTGGTCGACCAGAAGCGGATTGCCTTCGTCACCTTCCATCAGAACTACGATTACGAGACCTTCGTCGAAGGCCTTCGACCCGAAACGGGCGAGAGCGAAGGCGCGTCGGCCGGCTTCCGGCTCGAAGCCCGCGCCGGGCTCTTCCGCGAAATCTGCGCGCTCGCCGATCTGGCCCGCACGCGAAACGTTCCTCCTCCCGGAGCACCTGCATTCGATTTCTCGGGTCGCCGCTTCTGGAAGATGGGACAGGGGGCCATCGGCACGGAAGACGACGTCTACGAAGCCGCTGTCGCCGGCAACTACGTCGCCCTCGGCTGGGGTGGCTCCATCGACTGGAGCCCGGCGCGCTTTTCCACGCCCGAAGCGATCAAGGCGGAATGGATGGCACGGAACCCGGGCGACGCCACGCCGAGCAACTGGACCCAGACGGCGCAGTTTCGCTGTGACATGCGGGTGGGCGACATCGTCATCGTGCCTCACGGCAACACGGCCTTCAGGGCCATCGCCGAGGTGACGGGCGAGTATCAGTTCGAACCTTCGGCCGCGGGCTACTACGCGCATCGCCGCGATGTCCGCTGGCTCCTGACGCTCGACGAACCATTGCCCCTCGACACCATCATCGACGGCAGGTTCACCATGCGCACGCTGTACCAGCTCCAGGCGAATCGCCTGAAACTGCCCGCACTCGGCCGACTGGTCGCCGGCAGCGCCGATGGTGACGGCGACACCGGCACCGTCCGCGCTGGCCTGCCCGACCAGCACGTGCTCGTCATCGACGAGATCAACCGCGCCAACATCTCCAAGGTCTTCGGCGAACTCATCACTCTCATCGAGCCGGACAAGCGGCTCGGAATGCCCAACGAACTGACTCTGACGCTGCCCTATTCGAAGAAGCCGAACTTCGGCGTTCCGGCCAATCTCCACATCATCGGCACGATGAACACCGCGGACCGCTCCATCGCACTGCTCGACACCGCGCTGCGCCGGCGTTTCGTCTTCCGGGAGATGGAGCCGATACCCGATCTTCTCGCGGATGCGAGCAAACGGACCGGGGTCGATCTCGTCGGCGTCCTGACGGCCATCAACCGGCGCATCGAATACCTGATCGATCGCGAACACCGCATCGGCCACGCCTTCTTCATGGGCTGCGCGACCGTCGCGGACGTCGATGCCGTCATGCGGGACAAGGTCATCCCGCTGCTCCAGGAATACTTCTTCGAGGACTGGAGCCGGCTCCATGCGGTGCTCGGGGACGGCTTCATCCGGAAGACAGAGATCGACCCGCCTCCCGGTATCGACGGTGATCGGTTGCCGAGCTGGTCTGTCCGCACGCCGTTCGAGCCGGGAGCCTATGCCCGATTGACCGGGAAGGCGGCTGTCGCGGTGGAGCCAGGCGCGTGA